In Hemiscyllium ocellatum isolate sHemOce1 unplaced genomic scaffold, sHemOce1.pat.X.cur. scaffold_775_pat_ctg1, whole genome shotgun sequence, the genomic window agagagacgtctcCTGGAGCAGGGGGGTAGGGGTTGTGGGAGGGGGTTGTGTGAGGATGGGGAGGGGTAGGGGttgtgtggggatgggggtgtcgGGGGAGGGGGATGCTGACTGTTTCTGGGTGCCCCGTGCTCGGGATgctgtgtgtgtcactctctctctctctctctctctctctgacagacgACAGCCCCCACGACACGAACGAAGCCATCAGCTCCCCGGCCGCTGTCATCCAGCGAGGGTCAGCCCCCCCCAGCACTGCCCCTGGGGGAGGGGAGTCACGCGCGGCCGCTGAGGCGGTAGCTACCTCCGTCCTGGCGCAGATGGCCACCCAGCGGGCGGGGGATCTCGTCCCtgccccctcccaccaccaccctcaccctcaccctcacccccaggtCATCATCGCCCCACAGTCGCAGGCAGCAGCCGAGAGATGATCGGGGGGAgccggggggggaggggagagagcgtGCCCCGCCCGCTCGCGAGAGTTCGACCCCACGCCACAACACGCTGGGCTCAGCCGTCCGCTCGTAATGTGGGGGCGGGGTAGGGGTCAGGGGTCACCCCGTTCCTGCTCCGAGCACTCcccacagacacgcacacacgtgtacacagacacaaacacacgggctaacacacacacacgtacacacgcaACATGGGCTGATAcacgcacacacgtacacatgggctgacacacgcacacatacagacacaaacacacgagcttacacacacgcagacacacgtacacacagacaccaacACACGGGCtaacacacacgcagacacacgtacacacagacaccaacacacggactaacacacacacagacacaaacacaggctgatacacagacacatacaggctGACACAGACAAACACGTacaaacagacacaaacacacgggttgacacacagacacacatgtacacagacacaaacactggctgatgcacacacagacacacgtacacacagatacaaacacacgggctgacgcatgcacacacatacacaggcacagacgtgtacacacacaaacacacaggttAACACGCgcacatacacgtacacacaaaCACGGACTGGCacacagacacgtacacacagacgcaAACACGggctgatacacacacacagacacacaggtgtacacagacacaaacacacggGCTGACGCGCGCACACGTACGTACATACAGACACACGGGCTGACGCGCGCACACGTACGTACACAGACACACGGGCTGACGCACAAACAGGAGCTGACGCACAGGCACACGTGCACATACGGGCTGACGTGTACACACATGGgctcacgcacatgcacacacacacgtatacatacAGACTGGCCCACACAGGCGCACAGAAATACAATGCAGACTGACCCGCGCACACAAGCAGTCGGTGCACAGAACTATGTGCACACAGGCACATCGAAATAGGACCCGAATGTGCGCCCAGACAGAAGGAAACATGGCAAAGCACACACGGGCACAGAAACACCCACTCTCCGCACACGGGCACATGGAAAGGGGCACCCTCACACGAGCACACAGGCACATGTGGGCACACCATTCTCAGAGGGAAGGATCTTGTTGCCTACAGCTCAGGACTCCCAGGAGCCGGTTCTCCTGGAATCCAATCCCCAGCAAAGCCCTCACTGCACTTGCCCgcgcaccccccccacccactggATCACCCTCATACGTGCCTCTCGCTCACACACTTTCTTCCccccatctctatctctctcttgccctgtctctttctctctctgtctcacggtGTGTCtttcgtgctctctctctctctctctctctctcgctctgtctttctcgctcactctctctctcactctcgctctgtcTTTCTcgctcactctatctctctctcactctcctctctctctcactctcgctctgtcacggtgtctctctctctctctcgctcactctcacttTCAGTTCCTTGGTGTCTCCtcgtcccactcccccacctgtCCCTTGGTGTGTCTCCTCATTTTGTCTCTCTTGTGTTTTTCCTGTTCCTCACGCTGTCACATCCTCCCTCTCTGAATCACAGCAATGTTATGGTGCCTGTCTGGTATGTCTGCATTGAGGCAGACTCCCCACCCCAGCATTCCAGACTCTAACCCCTGCTCACTTCACCCCACCTTCATTTCCATGTCCCACTGTCTTGTTTTCTCTGTGTCgtcgttctctctctgtgtcgtcgttctctctctgtgtcgtcgttctctctctgtgtcgtcgttctctctctgtgtcgtcgttctctctctgtgtcgtcgctctctctctgtgtcgtcgctctctctctgtgtcgtcgctctctctctgtgtcgtcgctctctctctgtgtcgtcgctctctctctgtgtcgtcgctctctctctgtgtcgtcgctctctctctctgtcgtcgttctctctctctgtcgtcgttctctctctctctgtcgtcgttctctctctcgtcattctctctctctctctcgtcgttctctctctctctcgtcgttctctctctctctcgtcgtcctctctctctctctcgtcgttctctctctctctctctcgtcgttctctctctctctctcgtcgttctctctctctctctcgtcgttctctctctctctctcgtcgttctctctctctcttgtcattctctctctctgtcatcgttctctctctctgtcgtcgttgttctctctctctctctctgtcgtcatccgctctctctctctctgtcgtcatccgctctctctctgtcgtcgtcctctctctctgtcgtcgtcctctctctctgtcgtcgtcgttctctctctctctgtcgtcgtcgttctctctctctgtcgtcattctctctctctgtcgtcgttctctctctctctgtcgtcgttctctctctcgtcattctctctctctctctcgtcgttctctctctctctcgtcgttctctctctctctcgtcgtcctctctctctctctcgtcgttctctctctctctctctcgtcgttctctctctctctctcgtcgttctctctctctctcgtcgttctctctctctctctcgtcgttctctctctctctcgtcgttctctctctctctcgtcgttctctctctctctcgtcgtcctctctctctctctcgtcgttctctctctctcttgtcattctctctctctgtcaccgttctctctctctgtcatcgttctctctctctctgtcgtcgttgttctctctctctctctgtcgtcgtccgctctctctctgtcgtcgtcctctctctctgtcgtcgtcctctctctctctgtcgtcgtcgtcctctctctctgtcgtcgtcgttctctctctctctgtcgtcgtcgttctctctctctgtcgtcgttctctctctctgtcgtcgttctctctctgtcgtcgttctctctctctgtcgtcgttctctctctctgtcgtcgttctctctctctctctgtcgtcgttctctctctctctgtcgtcgttCTCTCTGTCGTCGTTCTCTCTGTCGTCGTTCTCTCTGTCGTCGTTCTCTCTGTCGTCACTCTCTCTGTCGTCGTTCTCTCTGTCGTCGTTCTCTCTGTCGTCGTTCTCTCTGTCGTCGTTCTCTCTGTCGTCGTTCTCTCtgtcgtcactctctctctgtcgtctctctctctctgtcgtctctgtctctgtgtcgtcgctctctgtctctgtgtcgtcgctctctgtctctgtgtcgtcgctctctgtctctgtgtcgtcgctctctctctctgtgtcgtcgctctctctgtgtcgtcgctctctctctctctgtgtcgtcgctctctctgtgtcgtcgctctctctgtgtcgtctctctctctctgtgccgtcgctctctctctgtgccgtcgctctctctctgtgtcgtcgctctctctctctgtgtcgtcgctctctctctgtcgtctctctctctgtgtcgtcgctctctctctgtcgtcgctctctctctgtcgtcgctctctctctgtcgtctctgtctctgttgtctctgtgtcgtcgctctctctgtcgtcgctctctctctgtcgtcgctctctctctgtcgtctctgtctctgtctctgtgtcgtcgctctctgtgtcgtcgctctctctctctgtgtcgtcgctctctctctctgtgtcgtcgctctctctctctgtgtcgtcgctctctctctctgtgtcgtcgctctctctctctctgtgtcgtcgctctctctctctctgtgtcgtcgctctctctgtgtcgtcgctctctctgtgtcgtcgctctctctgtcgtcgctctctctctgtgtcgtcgctctctctctgtgtcgtcgctctctctctgtgtcgtcgctctctctctctgtgtcgtcgctctctctctgtcgtcgctctctctctgtcgtcgctctctctctgtcgtctctgtctctgtgtcgtcgctctctgtctctgtgtcgtcgctctctgtctctgtgtcgtcgctctctctctcgctgtgtcgtcgctctctctctctctgtgtcgtcgctctctctgtgtcgtcgctctctctctgtgtcgtcgctctctctctgtgtcgtcgctctctctgtcgtcgctctctctctgtcgtcgctctctctctgtcgtcgctctctctctgtcgtcgctGTCTCTCTGTCGTCGCTGTCTCTCTGTCGTCGCTGTCTCTCTGTCGTCGCTGTCTCTCTGTCGTCGCTGTCTCtctgtcgtcgctctctctctgtcgtctctgtctctgtgtcgtcgctctctgtctctgtgtcgtcgctctctgtctctgtgtcgtcgctctctctctctgtcatcgttctctctctctctctctgtcgtcgttgttctctctctctgtcgtcgtccgctctctctctgtcgtcgtcctctctctctgtcgtcgtcctctctctctctgtcgtcgtcgtcgttctctctctctgtcgtcgttctctctctctgtcgtcgttctctctctctgtcgtcgttctctctctctgtcgtcattctctctctgtcgtcgttctctctctgtcgtcgttctctctctgtcgtcgttctctctctctgtcgttctctctctctctctgtcgttctctctctctctgtcgtcgttctctctgtcgtcgctctctctctgtcgtcgctctctctctgtcgtcgctctctctctgtcgtcgctctctctctgtcgtcgctctctctctgtcgtcgctctctctctgtcgtcgctctctctctgtcgtcgctctctctctgtcgtcgctctctctctgtcgtcgctctctctctgtcgtcgctctctctgtcgtctctgtctctgtgtcgtcgctctctgtctctgtgtcgtcgctctctgtctctgtgtcgtcgctctctgtctctgtgtcgtcgctctctgtctctgtgtcgtcgctctctctgtgtcgtcgctctctctgtgtcgtcgctctctctgtgtcgtcgctctctctgtgtcgtcgctctctctgtgtcgtcgctctctctgtgtcgtcgctctctctgtgtcgtctctctctctgtgtcgtcgctctctctctgtgtcgtcgctctctctctctctgtcgtcgctctctgtcgtcgctctctctctgtcgtcgctctctctctgtcgtcgctctctc contains:
- the LOC132814265 gene encoding RNA-binding protein 25-like; its protein translation is GGRRQSGRTTTEREDDDRERENDDRERVRRHESDDRERERATTERERERRQREREDDDRRERRHRDRERRHRDRERRHRDRDDRETTERERMTTERERADDDREREREQRRQRERTMTERENDKRERERRERER